Proteins from a genomic interval of Pelomicrobium methylotrophicum:
- a CDS encoding cation-transporting P-type ATPase codes for MNKPVQQSPTPWHAWDVGEVMERLATQRAGLGTEEAAERLGRFGSNRLAPPKRSGPLTRFLRQFHNVLIYVLLAAAAVTAALGHWVDSAVILGVVLANALIGFFQEGKAEKALEAIRGMLSPKAMVRRAGRRMEIPAEELVPGDVVLLASGDKVPADLRLIEVKNLRIEEAALTGESEPVEKAVCPVNERAPIAERACIAYSGTLVTYGQGTGVVVATGEATELGRIGALLEQVEQVETPLLRTMAAFARQLTVAILGAATVVFAFGILARGYSAADMFTAAVALAVAAIPEGLPAILTITLAIGVQRMARRNAVIRRLPAVETLGSVTVICSDKTGTLTRNEMTVRRVVTADRTFDVEGVGYAPRGGFQVEEREVAVDDYPELLEIARVALLCNDAVLREQCGEWRLEGDPTEGALVALACKAGLDPRMEAEERPRVDTIPFESEHRFMATLHHDHAGHTFVYLKGAPERVLALCQTQRSRGEDRPLDLEYWRRRIEETATAGQRVLAAAYRAVEPGRRELLFADVEQGGFTLLALFGLIDPPREEAIQAVARCRAAGIRVKMITGDHAVTARAIGAQLGIGDGARTLTGMELESMDDTVLCQAVKDTDVFARASPEHKLRLVEALQANAEVVAMTGDGVNDAPALKRADVGIAMGRKGTEAAKEAAAMVLADDNFASIAHAVEEGRTVYDNLRKAITFLLPINGGESLSLVAAILTGVTLPVTPLQILWVNMVSSVGLALALAFEPTEPDVMRRPPRPVGEPILSGFLLWRIALVSALFLAGIFGMFEWSLARGASVEEAHTVAVNTLVAMEVFYLFSVRYLRTPSFTFEGVKGTRPVLAAVFTVFGLQLLFTYAPFMGLFFGSRPLTISQGVGVVAVGVALLVILEVEKFLWRRRATRREGCAA; via the coding sequence ATGAACAAGCCTGTTCAGCAATCGCCGACGCCCTGGCACGCTTGGGACGTTGGCGAGGTCATGGAACGGCTCGCAACCCAGCGCGCCGGCTTGGGCACCGAGGAAGCCGCCGAGCGTCTGGGGCGGTTCGGGTCCAACCGCTTGGCACCGCCCAAGCGCAGCGGCCCGCTCACGCGGTTCCTGCGGCAGTTCCACAACGTGCTCATCTACGTGCTGCTTGCGGCCGCCGCCGTGACCGCGGCCCTGGGCCACTGGGTGGATAGCGCGGTGATCCTCGGGGTGGTTCTCGCCAACGCCCTGATCGGCTTCTTCCAGGAGGGAAAGGCGGAGAAGGCGCTGGAGGCGATCCGCGGAATGCTCTCGCCCAAGGCCATGGTCCGCCGCGCCGGGCGACGGATGGAGATCCCGGCCGAAGAGCTGGTCCCGGGGGACGTGGTGCTGCTCGCCTCCGGCGACAAAGTCCCCGCGGATCTGCGGCTGATCGAAGTGAAGAATCTGCGTATTGAGGAGGCGGCCCTCACCGGGGAGTCGGAGCCGGTGGAAAAAGCCGTCTGTCCCGTGAATGAGCGCGCGCCGATCGCGGAGCGCGCATGCATAGCCTATTCCGGCACCCTGGTCACCTACGGCCAGGGCACCGGTGTGGTGGTGGCGACGGGGGAAGCCACCGAGCTCGGGCGCATCGGCGCGCTGCTGGAGCAGGTGGAGCAGGTCGAGACGCCGCTTCTGCGCACGATGGCGGCCTTCGCTCGGCAGCTGACGGTGGCGATCCTGGGCGCCGCTACGGTCGTGTTCGCTTTTGGCATACTCGCGCGCGGCTATTCCGCCGCCGACATGTTCACTGCCGCAGTCGCCTTGGCGGTGGCGGCAATTCCGGAGGGGTTGCCCGCCATCCTCACCATCACGCTCGCCATCGGCGTGCAGCGCATGGCCCGGCGCAACGCCGTCATCCGGCGGCTGCCGGCAGTGGAGACGCTGGGCTCGGTGACGGTCATCTGCTCCGACAAGACCGGGACGCTGACCCGCAACGAAATGACCGTGCGGCGCGTGGTGACGGCGGACCGGACGTTCGACGTGGAAGGCGTCGGCTACGCGCCCCGGGGCGGCTTCCAGGTGGAGGAGCGCGAAGTGGCGGTGGATGATTATCCGGAGCTCCTGGAGATCGCCCGGGTCGCCCTCCTGTGCAACGACGCGGTGCTGCGGGAGCAGTGCGGCGAGTGGCGGCTGGAAGGCGATCCGACCGAAGGGGCGCTGGTTGCGCTCGCCTGCAAGGCGGGGCTCGATCCCCGGATGGAGGCGGAGGAGCGCCCCCGCGTCGACACCATCCCCTTCGAATCCGAACACCGGTTCATGGCGACCCTGCACCACGACCACGCCGGGCACACCTTCGTCTACTTGAAGGGCGCGCCAGAGCGCGTGCTGGCGTTGTGCCAGACCCAGCGCAGCCGAGGTGAGGACCGCCCCCTCGACCTCGAATACTGGCGCCGGCGCATCGAGGAGACGGCGACCGCTGGCCAGCGGGTGCTGGCCGCAGCGTATCGCGCTGTCGAGCCCGGAAGGCGGGAGCTTCTCTTTGCCGACGTGGAACAGGGCGGGTTCACCCTGCTCGCCCTCTTCGGCCTGATCGATCCGCCGCGGGAGGAGGCAATCCAGGCGGTGGCCCGGTGCCGCGCGGCCGGCATCCGCGTAAAGATGATCACCGGCGACCACGCGGTGACCGCCCGGGCCATCGGGGCCCAGCTCGGCATCGGCGACGGTGCGCGCACGCTGACCGGCATGGAGCTGGAGAGCATGGATGACACCGTGCTGTGTCAGGCAGTGAAGGACACGGACGTCTTCGCGCGGGCGAGCCCGGAACACAAGCTGCGTCTCGTTGAGGCCCTGCAGGCCAATGCCGAGGTGGTGGCCATGACCGGCGACGGCGTGAACGACGCACCGGCGCTTAAGCGGGCGGATGTGGGCATCGCCATGGGACGCAAGGGAACCGAGGCGGCCAAGGAAGCAGCTGCCATGGTGCTCGCCGACGACAATTTCGCCTCCATCGCCCACGCGGTGGAGGAAGGGCGTACCGTGTACGACAACCTGCGCAAGGCCATCACCTTTCTGCTGCCCATCAACGGCGGCGAATCCTTAAGCCTGGTGGCGGCGATCCTGACGGGGGTGACCCTGCCCGTTACCCCGCTGCAAATCCTGTGGGTCAACATGGTGAGTTCGGTGGGGCTTGCCCTGGCGCTGGCCTTCGAGCCGACCGAGCCCGACGTGATGCGCCGCCCGCCCCGGCCGGTGGGGGAACCCATCTTGTCCGGCTTCCTGCTGTGGCGCATCGCGCTGGTGTCGGCGCTCTTTCTCGCCGGAATCTTCGGCATGTTCGAGTGGTCGCTTGCCCGCGGCGCCAGCGTCGAAGAGGCGCACACGGTGGCCGTGAACACGCTGGTGGCCATGGAAGTCTTCTATCTTTTCAGCGTACGCTACCTGCGCACGCCCTCGTTCACTTTCGAGGGCGTCAAGGGCACGAGGCCGGTTCTGGCGGCCGTGTTCACGGTGTTCGGCCTGCAGCTCCTCTTCACCTATGCGCCTTTCATGGGCCTGTTCTTCGGCAGCCGCCCCCTCACCATCAGCCAGGGCGTCGGGGTGGTGGCGGTGGGGGTGGCGCTCCTCGTCATCCTGGAGGTGGAGAAGTTCCTGTGGCGGCGGCGCGCCACGCGGCGTGAAGGCTGCGCCGCTTAG
- a CDS encoding DsrE family protein: protein MKIGIVVETKEAEKAWNAFRFGVAAQNGGHQVKAFLLGEGVECEDIRHEKFNVLEQMTLLSEAGGEILACGTCLKLHQKEGTDLCPLSTMQDLLKLVEECDRVLVF from the coding sequence ATGAAAATAGGCATCGTGGTGGAAACAAAGGAAGCGGAAAAAGCTTGGAACGCCTTCCGCTTCGGCGTGGCAGCCCAAAACGGTGGGCACCAAGTCAAGGCCTTTCTTCTAGGCGAAGGGGTGGAGTGCGAGGATATTCGCCACGAGAAATTCAACGTCCTGGAACAAATGACGCTGTTGAGCGAGGCTGGCGGGGAAATCCTGGCCTGCGGCACCTGCCTCAAGCTGCACCAGAAGGAAGGAACTGATCTCTGCCCCCTTTCCACCATGCAGGACTTGCTCAAGCTGGTGGAAGAGTGCGACAGGGTACTGGTCTTTTAG
- a CDS encoding COX15/CtaA family protein yields the protein MEHADRKAVATWLLTCCALVFAMVVVGGITRLTHSGLSIVEWAPIVGTVPPLSQEDWEEAFHKYQQTPEYQQVNKGMSLEEFKGIFWWEYFHRLLGRAIGVAFLLPLVYFAVRRRIDRPLAWKLIGIFALGGLQGVMGWYMVMSGLVDNPRVSQYRLTAHLGLAFLIYGAMWWIALDLLSPARPVGNPRFAGLKRFAYAITALVFLMVLSGGFVAGIRAGFAYNTFPLMNGRWVPPELFMLEPWYLNFFNNMATVQFNHRLIAWLLAVLVPAFWYLTRRAAVDPRAQLAAHALLGMLAIQIALGITTLLMRVPIALAAAHQAGAVLVFTCALWVSHELRRLAGSSYRSRLPAAQMIGNGQHP from the coding sequence ATGGAACACGCTGACCGCAAAGCAGTGGCCACATGGCTTCTCACCTGCTGCGCCCTCGTCTTCGCGATGGTGGTGGTGGGTGGCATCACCCGGCTGACCCATTCGGGGCTGTCGATCGTCGAGTGGGCACCGATTGTGGGGACAGTCCCGCCCTTGAGCCAGGAGGACTGGGAGGAAGCGTTCCACAAGTACCAGCAGACCCCCGAGTACCAGCAGGTGAACAAGGGCATGTCGCTGGAGGAGTTCAAGGGCATCTTTTGGTGGGAATACTTCCACCGCCTGCTGGGGCGCGCCATCGGCGTGGCGTTCCTACTGCCCCTTGTCTATTTCGCCGTACGGCGGCGGATCGATCGCCCGCTCGCCTGGAAGCTCATCGGCATCTTCGCGCTCGGCGGGCTACAGGGGGTCATGGGCTGGTACATGGTGATGAGCGGCCTGGTGGACAATCCCCGCGTCAGCCAATACCGGCTGACGGCCCACCTCGGCCTCGCCTTCCTCATTTACGGCGCCATGTGGTGGATCGCCCTCGACCTATTGAGCCCCGCACGTCCCGTCGGCAATCCGCGCTTTGCCGGCCTCAAACGCTTCGCTTACGCCATCACGGCGCTGGTGTTCCTCATGGTGCTCTCCGGCGGCTTCGTCGCCGGAATCCGTGCAGGGTTCGCCTACAACACTTTCCCGCTCATGAACGGCCGTTGGGTTCCGCCTGAGCTGTTCATGCTGGAGCCGTGGTACCTGAACTTCTTCAACAACATGGCCACGGTTCAGTTCAATCACCGGCTGATCGCCTGGCTGCTCGCTGTCCTGGTGCCGGCGTTCTGGTACCTCACCCGCCGCGCAGCCGTGGACCCGCGCGCGCAGCTCGCCGCTCACGCGCTCCTCGGCATGCTGGCGATCCAGATCGCGCTCGGGATCACGACGCTGCTCATGCGGGTACCCATTGCGCTCGCCGCCGCCCACCAAGCGGGGGCAGTGCTGGTGTTCACCTGCGCCCTGTGGGTAAGCCACGAACTGCGCCGGCTCGCGGGCTCGTCCTACCGCAGCCGCCTGCCGGCCGCCCAAATGATCGGCAACGGCCAGCACCCGTAA
- a CDS encoding B12-binding domain-containing radical SAM protein produces MRLLLINPRYPESFWSFRWAVDRVLPGKRAINPPLGLATLAALTPAHWDVTIVDENVEPLPLAPEADLIGIAGMGVQFARQQELLRYYRAAGYRTVVGGSYASLVPERYLDLADSVVAGEAEYIWPRFCADLEAGRPQRLYRETGVVDLRDSPTPRFDLLKLERYTTATLQVSRGCPYQCEFCDIIVMFGRKPRYKGLDQVEPELDALRGQGARNLFFVDDNLIGHRALARELLRHLIDYQARHRYRFRFGAQVSLNVAQDPALLRLLREAGFTWVFIGIESPDPAALKEIRKTQNTHEDILTSIRRIYAHGIDVLGGFIVGFDADTPETFEHQYRFITEAGIQAAMVGLLTALPKTPLHARLLAEGRLREGMNEVDNTRPATNVVPKGMSYEELIEGYQMLYRRLLSDAAIARRVTNKLAHMAAPVYGGEYGPFQQIGIVVRLLIRGVLPGGLKRSVWFLRSLPWTAPKKLPLAVVDWICALSMRAFVERRFPEAIAPIALQTHFTAMQRALKRHLAQGRARLELNRSHLSLRLEGWLDRRFYRRAARHARRILGRTPSTLTLYVNRLRGEERPWFDRFLRRLTRYGDRVRVVVGEAARGCIEIDSSVFHLALEPASR; encoded by the coding sequence ATGCGACTGCTGCTCATCAACCCGCGCTATCCGGAAAGCTTCTGGAGCTTCCGCTGGGCCGTGGACCGAGTGCTGCCCGGCAAGCGCGCCATCAACCCTCCCCTGGGGCTTGCCACCTTGGCCGCCCTCACGCCCGCCCATTGGGATGTGACCATCGTCGACGAGAACGTGGAGCCGCTGCCGCTCGCCCCCGAGGCGGACTTGATCGGCATCGCCGGCATGGGCGTGCAGTTCGCCCGCCAACAGGAGTTGCTGCGCTACTACCGCGCCGCCGGCTACCGCACGGTGGTGGGCGGAAGCTACGCCTCCCTGGTGCCGGAGCGCTACCTAGACCTCGCCGACAGCGTGGTGGCAGGCGAAGCGGAGTACATCTGGCCCCGTTTCTGCGCCGACCTGGAAGCAGGAAGGCCCCAGCGTCTGTACCGCGAGACCGGTGTGGTGGATCTCCGGGATTCGCCGACGCCACGCTTCGACCTGCTGAAACTTGAGCGCTACACCACCGCCACACTGCAGGTATCACGCGGTTGCCCGTACCAGTGCGAGTTCTGCGACATCATCGTCATGTTCGGCCGCAAACCCCGCTACAAGGGCCTCGACCAAGTGGAGCCGGAGCTCGACGCGCTGCGCGGCCAAGGAGCGCGCAACCTGTTCTTCGTCGACGACAACCTGATCGGCCACCGGGCGCTCGCGCGCGAGCTGCTCCGGCACCTGATCGACTACCAGGCACGCCACCGCTACCGTTTCCGTTTCGGCGCACAAGTCTCGCTCAACGTGGCCCAGGACCCGGCGCTGCTGCGTCTGCTGCGGGAAGCGGGGTTCACCTGGGTGTTCATCGGCATCGAATCGCCCGATCCGGCAGCGCTCAAGGAGATCCGCAAGACCCAGAACACCCACGAGGACATCCTCACCTCGATCCGGCGCATCTACGCCCACGGCATCGACGTGCTGGGCGGCTTCATCGTCGGCTTCGATGCTGATACGCCCGAAACCTTCGAGCATCAGTATCGGTTCATCACCGAAGCCGGCATCCAGGCGGCGATGGTGGGCCTGCTCACCGCGTTGCCGAAAACCCCCCTTCACGCGCGGCTCCTGGCCGAGGGCCGGCTGCGGGAAGGCATGAACGAAGTGGACAACACCCGCCCAGCCACCAACGTGGTGCCGAAGGGAATGAGTTACGAAGAGCTGATCGAAGGCTACCAGATGCTCTACCGCCGGCTGCTCTCCGACGCGGCAATCGCCCGCCGTGTGACGAACAAGCTCGCCCACATGGCCGCGCCCGTCTACGGCGGCGAGTACGGTCCTTTCCAGCAGATCGGAATCGTGGTGCGCCTCCTCATCCGCGGCGTCCTGCCTGGTGGACTCAAGCGCAGCGTATGGTTCTTGCGCAGCCTGCCGTGGACAGCGCCCAAAAAACTGCCGCTTGCCGTCGTCGATTGGATCTGCGCACTCTCAATGCGGGCATTTGTCGAGCGGCGTTTCCCAGAGGCCATAGCGCCCATCGCCCTGCAAACGCACTTTACGGCCATGCAGCGGGCGCTCAAGCGTCATCTCGCCCAGGGCCGCGCCAGGCTGGAGCTCAACCGCTCCCACCTGTCGTTGCGGCTCGAGGGGTGGCTCGACCGCCGCTTCTACCGGCGCGCGGCCCGCCACGCCCGGCGCATCCTGGGGCGCACGCCCTCCACCCTCACCCTGTACGTGAACCGCCTCCGGGGGGAAGAGCGGCCATGGTTCGACCGCTTCCTGCGGCGTCTCACCCGCTACGGCGACCGGGTGCGGGTAGTGGTGGGCGAAGCGGCGCGGGGCTGCATCGAGATCGATTCGTCGGTATTCCACCTGGCGCTGGAGCCGGCCTCCCGATAG
- a CDS encoding phosphoketolase family protein — translation MNETATASGMTGPLSPEELRCIDAYWRAANYLSVGQIYLYDNPLLKAPLEPAHIKRRLLGHWGTAPGLNFIYAHLNRVIRVHDLDMIFVCGPGHGGPALAANTWLEGTYSELCPTLTQDEEGMKRLFRQFSFPGGIGSHATPEIPGSIHEGGELGYALAHAFGAAFDNPDLIVACVVGDGEAETGPLATAWHSNKFLNPARDGAVLPILHLNGYKIANPTVLARIPRLELAALMSGYGYAPHFVEGSDPKTMHQRMAATLDAVIAEIRSIQREARERGAVQRPRWPMIVLATPKGWTGPTEVDGKRTEGSWRSHQVPLANLREIPAHMKQLEAWLKSYRPEELFDQDGRPRPELLAQVPKGQRRMGANPHANGGLLLKPLRLPDFRDYAVDVPKPGQTVAEATRVMGRYLRDVMKLNGEARNFRVFGPDETASNRLDALFETTSRAWMAQTLPEDEHLAPDGRVMEILSEHTCQGWLEGYLLTGRHGLFSSYEAFIHIVDSMFNQHAKWLKVAKEIPWRRPIASLNILLTSHVWRQDHNGFSHQDPGFIDLVMNKKADIVRVYLPPDANTLLAVTERCLESRNLVNVIVAGKQPAPQWLDMDAAVKHVAGGIGIWAWASNDQGSEPDVVMACAGDVPTLETLAAVTLLRQYVPELKVRVVNVVDLMTLQPREEHPHGLSDREFDNLFTTDKPIIFAYHGYPWLIHRLTYRRTNHKNLHVRGYKEEGTTTTPFDMAVRNDLDRFHLAMDVIDRVPRLGYAAAYAKQALRDKLIDHRHYIERYGEDMPEILEWRWPDRAAFRRKVQGSANRTYST, via the coding sequence ATGAACGAGACTGCGACTGCGAGCGGGATGACCGGCCCCCTTTCCCCTGAGGAGCTTCGGTGCATCGACGCCTACTGGCGCGCCGCCAATTACCTTTCGGTGGGCCAGATCTATCTTTACGACAACCCGCTGCTGAAGGCGCCGCTCGAGCCCGCCCATATCAAACGCCGACTGCTGGGCCACTGGGGCACCGCGCCGGGGCTCAACTTCATCTACGCGCATCTCAACCGGGTGATCCGCGTCCATGACCTGGACATGATCTTCGTCTGCGGGCCCGGCCACGGGGGACCGGCGCTTGCCGCCAACACCTGGCTCGAGGGCACTTACAGCGAGCTCTGTCCGACCCTCACCCAGGACGAGGAGGGGATGAAGCGGCTGTTCCGGCAATTTTCTTTCCCCGGCGGGATCGGCAGCCACGCGACGCCCGAGATCCCCGGCTCTATCCATGAAGGCGGCGAGCTGGGCTACGCGCTGGCCCATGCCTTCGGCGCCGCCTTCGACAACCCCGACCTGATCGTGGCCTGCGTGGTAGGAGACGGGGAAGCAGAGACGGGACCGCTCGCCACTGCCTGGCATTCCAACAAATTCTTGAATCCCGCCCGCGATGGTGCGGTGCTGCCGATCCTGCACCTGAATGGTTACAAGATCGCCAACCCCACGGTGCTCGCGCGCATCCCGCGGCTGGAGCTGGCAGCTCTTATGAGCGGCTACGGCTACGCGCCGCACTTCGTCGAAGGCAGCGACCCCAAGACCATGCACCAGCGAATGGCGGCCACCCTGGATGCGGTCATCGCCGAGATCCGGTCCATCCAGCGGGAAGCCCGGGAACGCGGTGCCGTGCAGCGGCCCCGCTGGCCGATGATCGTGCTGGCGACCCCCAAGGGCTGGACCGGCCCCACGGAAGTGGACGGAAAGCGCACCGAGGGCAGCTGGCGTTCCCATCAAGTTCCGCTCGCCAACCTGAGAGAGATTCCGGCGCATATGAAACAGTTGGAGGCCTGGCTGAAGAGCTACCGGCCCGAGGAACTCTTCGATCAGGACGGTCGGCCCAGACCAGAGCTGTTGGCGCAGGTGCCCAAGGGCCAGCGTCGCATGGGGGCCAATCCCCACGCCAACGGAGGGCTCCTGCTTAAGCCGCTGCGGCTTCCGGACTTCCGGGACTATGCGGTGGATGTCCCCAAGCCCGGGCAGACGGTGGCGGAAGCGACCCGGGTGATGGGCCGCTACCTGCGCGACGTGATGAAATTGAACGGCGAGGCGCGCAACTTCCGCGTCTTCGGGCCCGATGAGACCGCTTCCAACCGGCTCGACGCCCTGTTCGAGACGACCAGCCGCGCGTGGATGGCCCAGACCCTGCCGGAAGACGAGCATCTCGCCCCTGACGGGCGGGTGATGGAAATCCTCTCCGAGCATACCTGCCAGGGATGGCTGGAGGGCTACCTCCTCACCGGACGTCACGGGCTGTTTTCCAGCTATGAGGCGTTCATCCACATCGTGGATTCCATGTTCAATCAACACGCCAAGTGGCTCAAGGTGGCCAAGGAAATCCCCTGGCGGCGTCCCATCGCCTCCCTCAACATCCTGCTCACCTCCCACGTGTGGCGCCAGGACCACAACGGGTTCTCCCACCAGGACCCGGGCTTTATTGACCTGGTGATGAACAAGAAGGCCGATATCGTGCGCGTCTATCTGCCGCCGGACGCCAACACCTTGCTTGCCGTGACCGAGCGCTGTCTCGAAAGCCGTAACCTTGTGAACGTGATCGTCGCCGGCAAGCAGCCCGCGCCCCAGTGGCTGGACATGGACGCGGCGGTGAAGCATGTGGCGGGTGGGATCGGTATCTGGGCCTGGGCGAGCAACGACCAGGGGTCGGAACCCGACGTGGTCATGGCCTGCGCCGGCGACGTGCCAACCCTGGAGACCCTGGCGGCCGTGACCTTGCTGCGCCAGTACGTACCCGAGCTGAAAGTGCGGGTGGTGAACGTAGTGGACTTGATGACGTTGCAGCCCCGGGAGGAACATCCCCACGGCTTGTCCGACCGGGAGTTCGACAACCTCTTCACCACCGACAAACCCATCATCTTCGCCTACCACGGCTATCCCTGGCTCATCCACCGGCTCACCTACCGGCGCACCAACCACAAGAACCTCCACGTGCGCGGCTACAAGGAGGAAGGAACCACCACGACGCCCTTCGACATGGCGGTGCGCAACGACCTGGACCGCTTCCACCTGGCGATGGACGTGATCGACCGGGTGCCCAGGCTGGGCTATGCCGCGGCCTACGCCAAGCAGGCGCTGCGGGACAAGCTCATCGATCACCGCCATTACATCGAGCGCTACGGCGAGGACATGCCGGAGATCCTCGAGTGGCGGTGGCCGGACCGAGCGGCGTTTCGCCGAAAGGTCCAAGGCAGCGCGAATAGAACTTATTCAACCTGA
- a CDS encoding acetate/propionate family kinase — MNDHVLVINAGSSSIKFAVYPANGDWKNPYRVRGELEGIGHAPRLHARTSEGLLAQEQAPLSCNSPSFGPQEAVTFLVEWLRQNLGHHRLVAAGHRVVHGGERFSAPVIVTPEVMDCLQQLVPLARLHEPWELEAIRALARARPDLHQVACFDTAFHCTLPDVEQRFALPRQLHDEGVKRYGFHGLSYEYAAHMLPALVGERALGRVVVAHLGNGASLCAMRELKSVATTMGFTVLDGLVMGTRPGALDPGVLLYLIQEKNMTVQQVSDLLHFRSGLLGVSGLSHDMRALLASGDPRAKEAVDLFVYRAVREVGSLVAALGGLDVLAFTGGIGERAPEIRARICAKLAWLRIDLDRDANRAGAPIVSAAGSRIPVCVIHCNEELAIARHTCRLLQL; from the coding sequence GTGAACGACCACGTACTCGTCATCAACGCGGGCTCGTCCAGCATCAAGTTCGCCGTCTATCCCGCGAACGGGGATTGGAAGAACCCCTACCGCGTGCGCGGCGAGCTCGAGGGGATCGGCCACGCGCCCCGACTGCACGCCAGGACGTCGGAAGGCCTGCTGGCGCAAGAGCAGGCGCCGCTTTCCTGCAATAGCCCCTCTTTTGGACCGCAAGAGGCGGTGACCTTCCTGGTGGAGTGGCTGCGTCAAAACCTGGGTCACCACCGGCTGGTGGCTGCCGGCCACCGGGTCGTCCATGGAGGAGAGCGCTTCTCGGCGCCGGTGATCGTCACGCCTGAAGTGATGGATTGTCTCCAGCAGCTCGTGCCTCTTGCCCGCCTGCACGAGCCCTGGGAGCTGGAAGCGATCCGGGCCCTGGCGCGGGCGCGGCCGGACCTGCACCAGGTCGCCTGTTTCGATACCGCGTTCCACTGCACCCTGCCGGACGTGGAGCAGCGTTTTGCCCTTCCGCGCCAGCTCCACGACGAGGGAGTGAAGCGCTACGGCTTTCACGGCCTCTCCTACGAATATGCCGCCCACATGCTGCCGGCCTTGGTGGGCGAGCGGGCGCTGGGCAGGGTCGTGGTGGCCCATCTCGGCAACGGCGCCAGCCTGTGCGCCATGCGCGAGCTGAAGAGTGTTGCCACCACCATGGGCTTCACGGTCCTGGACGGCTTGGTGATGGGCACCCGCCCGGGGGCCTTGGACCCTGGAGTGCTCCTGTACCTGATTCAGGAAAAGAACATGACGGTCCAGCAGGTGAGCGATCTTCTCCATTTCCGCTCCGGCTTGCTCGGCGTCTCGGGCTTAAGCCACGACATGCGGGCGCTTCTGGCGAGCGGCGACCCACGTGCCAAAGAAGCCGTGGACCTTTTCGTCTATCGGGCGGTGCGGGAGGTGGGTTCCCTCGTGGCCGCTCTGGGCGGGCTGGACGTGCTCGCCTTCACCGGAGGCATCGGCGAGCGCGCGCCCGAGATCCGGGCGCGCATCTGCGCGAAGCTCGCCTGGCTGAGGATCGACCTGGACCGGGATGCCAACCGCGCGGGAGCACCCATTGTGAGCGCTGCGGGCAGCCGCATTCCGGTGTGCGTCATCCACTGCAACGAAGAACTCGCCATCGCCCGCCACACCTGCCGGCTCTTGCAGCTGTAG
- a CDS encoding NnrS family protein, with protein MSSLHLTAAPHRTWFFAGVIQLLAATVWWMLDLGGRYGGWFPPLSWSAPPGWLHAYLMLYGVFPFFIFGFLMTAVPNWLGEGRISQGCYVPAAGLMLAGALTTYVGAAAGSAFLRLGAMLGLAGWALAWSGLYNLVRRSARPGGRYPFTMLALTAVGFFLGVSHLAWLLGAEAFFAELSRTGAVWFFLLPLFFNVSHRMIPFFSSRVLPAYQVVRPVWSVPLFTTASVAHGTLQLAGLVAWTWLPDGLMLVVVLYLLVAWRGWRSLGVPLLSMLHIAFAMLALALALHGVQSLAWLGGQAMLGLAPLHLLAIGYFSAMLLAMVSRVSLGHSGRPLVADRLTFACFLGVLTTAAVRVAADLVSQTPWLMPAAALLWLAAFGAWAWRYVPLYFLPRADGRPG; from the coding sequence ATGAGCTCGCTGCACCTCACCGCTGCGCCCCACCGCACCTGGTTCTTCGCCGGGGTCATTCAGCTCCTGGCGGCGACGGTCTGGTGGATGCTGGACCTCGGCGGACGCTATGGCGGCTGGTTCCCGCCGCTGTCCTGGAGTGCGCCGCCAGGATGGCTGCACGCATATCTCATGCTCTACGGCGTGTTTCCGTTTTTCATCTTTGGCTTCCTGATGACCGCAGTGCCCAATTGGCTGGGCGAGGGGCGCATTTCCCAGGGCTGCTACGTCCCGGCGGCGGGGTTGATGCTCGCAGGGGCGCTCACGACCTACGTCGGCGCGGCAGCGGGAAGCGCTTTTCTGCGCCTGGGTGCGATGCTCGGGCTGGCCGGCTGGGCGCTGGCATGGAGCGGTCTCTACAACCTGGTGCGCCGCTCCGCACGGCCGGGCGGACGCTATCCGTTCACCATGCTGGCGTTGACCGCTGTCGGTTTCTTTCTCGGCGTAAGCCATCTCGCGTGGCTTCTGGGTGCGGAGGCGTTCTTTGCCGAGCTTTCCCGCACCGGGGCCGTATGGTTTTTTCTTCTGCCCTTGTTCTTCAATGTGAGCCACCGCATGATTCCGTTCTTCTCCAGCCGGGTGCTTCCCGCCTATCAAGTCGTGCGACCGGTCTGGAGCGTGCCGCTCTTTACCACGGCGTCGGTGGCCCACGGCACATTGCAGCTTGCAGGGCTTGTGGCCTGGACCTGGCTGCCGGACGGCCTGATGCTGGTCGTGGTACTCTACCTGCTGGTTGCATGGCGCGGCTGGCGCAGCCTTGGCGTGCCGCTGCTTTCCATGCTGCACATCGCCTTTGCCATGCTGGCGCTGGCGCTTGCGTTGCATGGAGTCCAGAGTCTGGCATGGCTCGGGGGACAGGCGATGCTGGGGCTTGCGCCGTTACACCTGCTTGCGATCGGCTACTTTTCGGCCATGCTGCTCGCTATGGTCTCGCGCGTTTCCCTCGGCCATTCGGGCCGGCCCCTGGTGGCGGATCGGCTCACCTTCGCCTGCTTCTTGGGGGTCCTAACGACGGCGGCGGTACGGGTGGCGGCGGACCTTGTCTCCCAGACCCCGTGGCTGATGCCGGCAGCGGCGTTGCTGTGGCTTGCCGCGTTCGGCGCTTGGGCTTGGCGTTATGTTCCGTTGTACTTCCTCCCCCGGGCGGACGGGCGGCCGGGATGA